In Oxyura jamaicensis isolate SHBP4307 breed ruddy duck chromosome 20, BPBGC_Ojam_1.0, whole genome shotgun sequence, the following are encoded in one genomic region:
- the LOC118176759 gene encoding LOW QUALITY PROTEIN: BPI fold-containing family B member 4-like (The sequence of the model RefSeq protein was modified relative to this genomic sequence to represent the inferred CDS: deleted 1 base in 1 codon) encodes MRTALSIAVMFTLLTPMLGQPPTDAVLRLNKGVLSDALAGSLRQGSALRGALGEVPLGSGVPGVDGSGGLQGGGLGGGLLGGGGLLGGLTGVCWVAEGCWGGLTGGLLGAGGGAGGGLLGGGGEAGRGLLGGNAGGGLLGGGGGGDIYGPAPRNGLPPRGWPAAAGDVPRGGIPLGVAGGGLGDGGLQGTAGLLGGLLGRGGLLGSGGLLGVLGEGGLLSTVQGLTGLRIVDLTLPRVSLQLLPGIGVHLNLYTRVALNGKSLLGLLDIAVEVNITSRVRLTMDGTGYPKLVIEKCDTLLGGIKVRLLRGLLPVVDNLLASVLNRLLPNLLCPVLDIALGLVNDQLGFVNSLVPLGLLGSIQYTVSSLPLVTGQFLEVDLNTVVGRAAGGLVDYPLGRVERVESPPTPPRVPMPPLPPMPDTSSSQLGLSVNFLRSVLSALQKEGTLDLDIANGMFPELPPLTTSTLGALVPAVFKAYPEPHELLLKIAVPEAPVVTLKKNKATIQLKATAEVVVVHPDDIQKFLCLLNIDASLLAQFSVEGNKLKISASLEETDLFLASSSVGDFDISLLEMLVDKIFDVAFLPALNSVLGRGVPLPRLLNIDFTNADIDVIEDLLVLSA; translated from the exons ATGCGAACGGCTCTGAGCATCGCTGTCATGTTCACCCTGCTGACCCCGATGCTGGGCCAGCCGCCAACAGATGCCGTCCTGAGGCTCAATAAAGGCGTTCTGAGCGACG CTCTTGCAGGCTCCCTGCGGCAAGGCAGTGCCCTCCGCGGTGCCCTCGGCGAGGTGCCCCTCGGCAGCGGAGTGCCCGGCGTGGACGGCAGCGGCGGCCTGCAGGGCGGTGGCCTTGGAGGAGGTCTCCTCGGTGGCGGTGGCCTGCTGGGTGGTCTTACTGGG GTTTGCTGGGTGGCggagggctgctggggggggctgaCTGGTGGCCTGCTGGGCGCGGGTGGTGGTGCTGGCGGTGGCTTGCtgggtggaggtggggaggCTGGAAGAGGTCTGCTCGGTGGCAATGCCGGTGGGGGTCTTCTtggtggaggaggtggtggagacATTTATGGGCCGGCCCCCAGAAACGGCCTCCCTCCCAGGGGctggcctgcagctgctggcgATGTCCCCAGGGGTGGCATCCCCCTGGGGGTCGCTGGAGGAGGACTGGGCGATGGAGGTCTCCAAGGCACGGCGGGGCTCCTCGGTGGCCTTCTCGGCAGAGGAGGGCTCCTGGGCAGCGGCGGACTGCTCGGcgtgctgggggaaggaggctTGCTCAGCACGGTCCAGGGGCTCACCGG GCTGAGGATCGTGGACCTGACGCTCCCCAGGGTCTCCCTACAGCTCCTGCCTGGCATCGGTGTCCACCTGAACCTCTACACCCGGGTGGCCCTCAATGGCAAAAG CCTCCTGGGTCTCCTTGACATCGCAGTGGAAGTGAACATCACATCGAGGGTCAGGCTAACCATGGACGGCACCGGCTACCCCAAACTGGTGATAGAGAAGTGCGATACGCTCCTCGGTGGCATTAAAGTCAGACTCCTGAGAGG cctGCTCCCAGTTGTGGATAATTTATTggccagtgtcctgaacaggCTTCTTCCTAATCTG ctctgcccagtCCTCGACATCGCCCTGGGTCTCGTCAACGACCAGCTGGGGTTTGTCAACT cacTGGTGCCGCTGGGTTTGCTGGGCAGTATCCAGTACACCGTGTCCAGCCTCCCCCTGGTGACCGGCCAGTTCCTCGAAGTAGACCTGAAC ACTGTTGTTGGGCGAGCAGCAGGAGGCCTGGTTGACTACCCGCTGGGAAGAGTAGAAAGAGTAGAAAGCCCCCCCACACCTCCGAGGGTTCCCATGCCGCCTCTGCCACCGATGCCGGACACCAGCTCCTCCCAGCTGGGCCTTTCCGTGAACTTCCTCAGGTCGGTGCTGTCTGccctgcagaaggaaggcaCCCTGGACCTGGACATCGCCAACGGCATG TTCCCTGAGCTTCCACCACTGACAACGTCAACGCTGGGAGCCCTGGTTCCTGCG GTTTTCAAGGCGTACCCTGAGCCACACGAATTGCTGCTGAAAATTGCAGTCCCCGAAGCACCTGTGGTGAccctaaagaaaaataaagccaccATCCAGCTCAAGGCTACAGCAGAGGTGGTGGTCGTCCACCCAGATGACATCCAGAAGTTTCTCTGCCTTCTGAATATC GACGCCTCCCTGCTGGCCCAGTTCTCTGTTGAGGGCAACAAACTGAAGATCAGCGCCAGCCTTGAGGA gaCTGATCTCTTCTTGGCGTCGTCATCTGTCGGTGACTTTGAC ATCTCGCTGCTGGAGATGCTCGTTGACAAGATTTTCGACGTCGCTTTCCTGCCTGCGCTGAACA GCGTGCTGGGCAGGGGGGTCCCGCTCCCACGGCTGCTGAACATCGACTTCACCAACGCCGACATCGATGTCATCGAG GATCTCCTCGTGCTGTCGGCGTGA
- the LOC118176761 gene encoding BPI fold-containing family B member 4-like, with protein sequence MLPLWCLTILGSLLPPSQGLLNLGGILGSGPAQPTDGGLLGTNILGGEGLISKKGGLLGTGLLGEGGLLGTGLLGRKSPSTEGSQGLLGTENESKNTGVLGTGLLGGEGLLGTGLLSNKSLLGEKGLLGTGLLGKDGLVGNGNLLGLGGLLGEGGLLGQGEGGLLGQGGLGGLLGEGGVGGLLGEGGPLGAVVPDKSPQHFSWMKMLSLDKARASWKVLPGGELVLNLYSKLTFNLPGIFLFLSGSSVETNITSHIALTQDTPGDLKLVIKDCSNLYGGIKVNLRKGLFTNVVSGLVNSSLRSLLPALFCPLVNTWFSIINIKLQFLNRIVFFGLLGKIQSALSSFPVTLEQSAELDLQNYPFPAVFIDWLLQIAGIKARSTQ encoded by the exons ATGCTGCCCCTCTGGTGTCTCACCATTCTCGGGAgcctcctgcccccctcccaGGGCCTCCTCAACCTGGGGGGCATCTTGGGGTCTGGCCCTGCACAGCCCACGGACG GAGGTCTGCTCGGTACCAATATTCTCGGCGGTGAAGGTCTGATCAGCAAGAAAGGTGGGCTTCTTGGCACTGGCCTTCTCGGTGAAGGTGGGCTGCTTGGTACGGGCCTTCTTGGCAGGAAAAGTCCAAGTACTGAAGGAAGTCAAGGTCTGCTTGGCACTGAAAATGAATCCAAGAACACTGGTGTCCTTGGCACAGGCCTCCTCGGTGGGGAAGGGCTCCTCGGCACCGGCCTCCTCAGCAATAAAAGCCTTCTTGGAGAAAAAGGTCTGCTTGGCACGGGGCTGCTTGGAAAAGACGGCCTTGTAGGCAATGGAAATCTCCTTGGTCTCGGTGGTCTTTTGGGTGAAGGAGGACTGCTGGGCCAAGGAGAAGGAGGACTGCTGGGCCAGGGAGGACTTGGAGGACTGCTGGGTGAAGGAGGAGTTGGAGGGCTGCTGGGTGAAGGAGGACCGCTGGGTGCTGTAGTCCCTGACAAGTCACCACAACACTTTTCCTG GATGAAGATGCTGAGCCTGGACAAAGCCCGAGCATCATGGAAAGTCCTTCCTGGGGGTGAGCTGGTGCTGAACCTGTACTCGAAGCTGACGTTCAACTTGCCAgg aatatttctctTCCTGAGCGGATCTTCGGTGGAAACGAACATCACGTCCCACATTGCGTTGACACAAGACACCCCTGGTGACCTCAAGTTAGTTATTAAGGACTGCAGCAACCTGTACGGTGGCATTAAAGTCAACCTGCGAAAGGG cCTCTTCACCAATGTGGTGAGCGGTTTGGTGAACTCTTCTCTTCGGTCTCTCCTACCTGCGCTG TTTTGCCCATTAGTGAATACTTGGTTCAGCATCATCAATATCAAACTACAGTTTCTCAACC GCATCGTCTTTTTTGGACTCCTTGGGAAAATCCAGTCTGCCCTCTCCAGTTTCCCGGTGACCTTGGAGCAGTCTGCAGAGCTGGACTTGCAG aattaCCCCTTTCCAGCTGTCTTCATCGACTGGCTCCTGCAGA TTGCAGGCATCAAAGCCAGGAGCACGCAGTAG